A portion of the Rhodococcus pseudokoreensis genome contains these proteins:
- a CDS encoding AAA family ATPase, with protein MPEMTTAAPSHVLSARELFGLDTDLTVRAFREPVDHVPDVDPAYRFDHAVTTALLAGFDRNRRVMVQGLHGTGKSTHIEQVAARLNWPCVRVNLDGHLSRLDLIGRDAVVLRDGKQVTEFQEGILPWALQRPVALILDEYDAGRPDVMFVIQRLLERDGKLTLLDQNRVLTPHPAFRLFATANTVGLGNLNGMYHGAQRLNHAQIDRWNIVATLDHLPAEQEIEIVSARVPSVGRSLIASMVAVANLTRNGFRLGDLSTLMSPRTVITWAENIEIFHDPALAFRLSFVNKCDEAERPIVAEYFQRCFDEEPEWSAMLAASTA; from the coding sequence ATGCCCGAAATGACCACTGCGGCACCCAGCCACGTGCTCTCCGCGCGTGAGCTGTTCGGACTCGACACCGACCTCACGGTCCGGGCCTTCCGCGAACCGGTCGACCACGTCCCCGACGTCGACCCCGCCTACCGGTTCGATCACGCGGTGACCACCGCACTGCTCGCCGGGTTCGACCGCAACCGCCGGGTGATGGTGCAAGGACTGCACGGCACCGGCAAGTCCACGCACATCGAGCAGGTCGCGGCGCGGCTCAACTGGCCGTGTGTGCGAGTCAACCTCGACGGCCACCTCAGCCGGCTGGACCTGATCGGCAGGGACGCGGTCGTCCTGCGAGACGGCAAGCAGGTCACCGAATTTCAGGAAGGCATCCTGCCCTGGGCCCTGCAGCGTCCCGTCGCCCTCATTCTCGACGAGTACGACGCCGGCCGTCCCGACGTCATGTTCGTCATCCAGCGCCTCCTCGAGCGCGACGGCAAACTCACCCTGCTCGACCAGAACCGGGTGCTTACTCCGCATCCGGCGTTCCGGTTGTTCGCCACCGCCAACACCGTCGGCCTGGGGAACCTCAACGGGATGTATCACGGTGCGCAGCGGCTCAATCACGCGCAGATCGACCGCTGGAACATCGTCGCGACACTCGATCATCTTCCCGCGGAACAGGAGATCGAGATCGTGTCCGCGCGGGTGCCGTCCGTGGGGCGGTCGCTGATCGCGTCGATGGTGGCCGTAGCGAACCTGACCCGCAACGGTTTCCGGCTCGGCGACCTGTCGACGCTGATGTCGCCGCGCACGGTCATCACCTGGGCGGAGAACATCGAGATCTTCCACGACCCGGCACTGGCGTTCCGGTTGTCGTTCGTCAACAAGTGCGACGAGGCCGAGCGGCCGATCGTCGCCGAGTACTTCCAGCGGTGCTTCGACGAGGAACCCGAGTGGTCGGCGATGCTCGCGGCGAGCACGGCCTGA
- a CDS encoding IclR family transcriptional regulator, producing the protein MGEIHRIDESNGHPTTELPGDTPTLRLFALLEMIASKDQLFTLQGLVEETGMAKPTLHRMLQQLEGAGLLTRQNNGRHYGTGVRLRRFAENLLLNDTHHGARHAILRNLVAELGESCNVTTLSGSEVVYLDRVETSEPLRFTLHAGSRVPAHCSASGKMILSQLSPAQRRRLLGRMPLERYTNKTVTDIELIETELKQVRRDGFAIDDEEFLPGLVCAAVLVPCATGNSNLCIAVQAPVMRLTPDKALKLLPALRRAADAIGEIENEVLDDGTADMN; encoded by the coding sequence GTGGGTGAGATTCACCGGATCGACGAGTCGAACGGACACCCGACGACGGAGCTACCCGGAGACACACCGACGCTCCGCCTGTTCGCGCTGCTCGAGATGATCGCGTCGAAGGATCAGCTGTTCACACTGCAGGGGCTCGTCGAGGAGACGGGCATGGCCAAGCCGACCCTGCACCGCATGCTGCAGCAACTCGAGGGCGCCGGACTCCTCACCCGGCAGAACAACGGCAGGCACTACGGCACCGGTGTGCGCCTGCGCCGCTTCGCCGAGAACCTGCTGCTCAACGACACCCACCACGGCGCGCGGCACGCCATCCTCCGCAACCTCGTCGCGGAACTCGGCGAGAGCTGCAACGTCACCACCCTGTCCGGCAGCGAGGTTGTGTACCTCGACCGCGTGGAAACCTCCGAGCCCCTTCGGTTTACACTCCATGCGGGGTCGCGGGTGCCCGCGCACTGCTCGGCGAGCGGCAAGATGATTCTGTCGCAGCTCAGCCCCGCCCAGCGCCGGCGACTCCTCGGGCGCATGCCGCTCGAGCGGTACACCAACAAGACGGTCACCGACATCGAACTCATCGAGACCGAACTCAAGCAGGTCCGCCGCGACGGTTTCGCCATCGACGACGAGGAGTTCCTGCCCGGTCTCGTGTGCGCAGCGGTGCTCGTTCCCTGTGCCACAGGTAATTCCAATCTCTGCATCGCAGTCCAGGCCCCGGTCATGCGACTCACCCCCGACAAGGCGCTCAAGCTGCTTCCCGCGTTGCGGCGGGCGGCCGACGCCATCGGTGAGATCGAGAACGAGGTCCTGGACGACGGAACGGCAGACATGAACTGA
- the xsc gene encoding sulfoacetaldehyde acetyltransferase, which yields MTKKKNGADRTAVSGVQKMTPSEAFVETMVANGVTDMFGIMGSAFMDAMDIFAPAGIRLVPVVHEQGAGHMADGYARVSGRHGMVIGQNGPGISNCVTAIAAAFWAHSPVVIVTPEAGTMGTGLGGFQEANQLPMFQEFTKYQGHVNNPKRMAEFTGRCFDRAMSEMGPTQLNIPRDFFYGEIETEIPQPTRLDRGPGGEKSLNEAAELLAQAKFPVIVSGGGVVMADGVDECKALAERLGAPVVNSYLHNDSFPASHPLWTGPLGYQGSKAAMKLISQADVVLALGTRLGPFGTLPQHGMDYWPKNAKIIQIDADHKMLGLVKKVSVGICGDAKAAAVALTERLEGKALACDANREERAKKIDAEKAAWEKELDEWTHERDPFSLDMIAEQEGEDGNWLHPRQVLRELEKAMPEDVMVSTDIGNINSVANSYLRFEKPRSFLAPMSFGNCGYALPTVIGAKAAAPERPAIAYAGDGAWGMSLGEVMTAVRHDIPVTAVVFHNRQWGAEKKNQVDFYNRRFVAGELESESFAGIAQAMGAEGIVVDKLEEVGPALQRAVAAQMNEGKTTVIEIMCTRELGDPFRRDALAKPVRLLDKYKDYV from the coding sequence ATGACCAAGAAGAAGAACGGTGCCGATCGCACCGCTGTTTCCGGCGTACAGAAGATGACACCGTCGGAGGCGTTCGTCGAGACGATGGTCGCCAACGGCGTGACCGACATGTTCGGCATCATGGGATCGGCCTTCATGGACGCGATGGACATCTTCGCTCCCGCAGGCATCCGGCTCGTCCCCGTCGTGCACGAGCAGGGCGCCGGACACATGGCCGACGGATACGCCCGGGTCAGCGGACGTCACGGCATGGTCATCGGGCAGAACGGCCCGGGCATCAGCAACTGCGTCACGGCGATCGCCGCCGCGTTCTGGGCGCACAGCCCCGTCGTCATCGTCACCCCCGAGGCCGGCACCATGGGAACGGGCCTGGGCGGCTTCCAGGAGGCCAACCAGCTGCCGATGTTCCAGGAGTTCACGAAGTACCAGGGCCACGTCAACAACCCCAAGCGCATGGCCGAGTTCACCGGCCGCTGCTTCGACCGCGCGATGTCCGAGATGGGCCCGACGCAGCTCAACATTCCCCGCGACTTCTTCTACGGCGAAATCGAGACGGAGATCCCGCAGCCCACCCGCCTCGATCGCGGTCCCGGCGGGGAGAAGAGCCTGAACGAGGCGGCGGAACTGCTGGCGCAGGCCAAGTTCCCGGTCATCGTCTCCGGCGGTGGCGTGGTGATGGCCGACGGCGTCGACGAGTGCAAGGCTCTCGCCGAGCGTCTCGGTGCCCCCGTCGTCAACAGCTACCTGCACAACGACTCGTTCCCCGCCAGCCACCCGCTGTGGACCGGACCGCTCGGCTACCAGGGCTCGAAGGCCGCGATGAAGCTGATCAGCCAGGCCGACGTGGTGCTCGCCCTCGGCACCCGTCTCGGCCCCTTCGGCACCCTCCCGCAGCACGGCATGGACTACTGGCCGAAGAACGCCAAGATCATCCAGATCGACGCCGACCACAAGATGCTCGGCCTGGTCAAGAAGGTCTCTGTCGGCATCTGCGGCGACGCGAAGGCCGCGGCCGTCGCGCTCACCGAGCGGCTCGAGGGCAAGGCCCTCGCGTGTGATGCCAACCGTGAGGAGCGCGCCAAGAAGATCGATGCCGAGAAGGCGGCGTGGGAGAAGGAACTCGACGAGTGGACCCACGAGCGCGACCCGTTCAGCCTCGACATGATCGCCGAACAGGAAGGTGAGGACGGCAACTGGCTGCACCCGCGTCAGGTGCTGCGTGAGCTGGAGAAGGCGATGCCGGAGGACGTGATGGTCTCCACCGACATCGGCAACATCAACTCCGTCGCCAACAGCTACCTCCGCTTCGAGAAGCCGCGCAGCTTCCTCGCCCCGATGAGCTTCGGCAACTGCGGTTACGCACTGCCGACCGTCATCGGCGCGAAGGCCGCGGCACCGGAACGGCCCGCCATCGCGTACGCAGGCGACGGTGCCTGGGGCATGAGCCTCGGCGAGGTCATGACGGCCGTCCGGCACGACATCCCCGTCACGGCCGTCGTGTTCCACAACCGGCAGTGGGGCGCGGAGAAGAAGAACCAGGTCGACTTCTACAACCGCCGCTTCGTCGCCGGTGAACTCGAGAGCGAATCCTTCGCCGGAATCGCGCAGGCGATGGGTGCCGAGGGCATCGTCGTCGACAAGCTCGAAGAGGTCGGTCCCGCGCTGCAGCGCGCGGTCGCCGCACAGATGAACGAGGGCAAGACCACGGTCATCGAGATCATGTGCACCCGCGAACTCGGCGACCCCTTCCGCCGCGACGCGCTCGCCAAGCCCGTGCGCCTGCTCGACAAGTACAAGGACTACGTGTAA
- a CDS encoding sulfite exporter TauE/SafE family protein has product MAATVWDLSLPALLFALGIVVAGGVVRGFGGFGGAMVWVAGLVVLLPPTSVIPTVFVLEVVASAAMLPQVWRQVHWKSLRWLFAGTMIGMPLGMWALTQLSGDLVRVLLGVAIIGSAVAMAAVPDRQSLPGPGVTAATGMASGLLNGGFALGGPPAVLMYFSASTHVAAGRASLVVFFLVIDAFGAAGSAAGGLLTLPVLAQIALFTPLCMLGAAAGKWMFDRTTAHQVRQRVLWLLGFLGAAVLVQVALR; this is encoded by the coding sequence ATGGCGGCAACGGTGTGGGATCTGTCGCTGCCCGCCCTCCTCTTCGCCCTCGGCATCGTGGTGGCCGGTGGCGTCGTCCGCGGCTTCGGGGGTTTCGGTGGTGCGATGGTGTGGGTCGCCGGACTCGTCGTCCTACTCCCGCCGACGTCCGTGATCCCCACCGTGTTCGTCCTCGAGGTCGTCGCCAGCGCCGCGATGCTGCCCCAGGTGTGGCGGCAGGTGCACTGGAAGTCGTTGCGCTGGTTGTTCGCAGGCACCATGATCGGAATGCCGCTAGGCATGTGGGCGCTCACGCAACTGTCCGGTGACCTGGTGCGCGTGCTGCTCGGTGTCGCCATCATCGGATCCGCCGTCGCCATGGCCGCCGTCCCCGACCGGCAGTCGCTGCCGGGCCCCGGCGTCACCGCCGCGACGGGAATGGCGTCCGGACTCCTCAACGGCGGCTTCGCCCTCGGCGGCCCACCCGCCGTCCTCATGTACTTCTCCGCGTCCACCCACGTGGCCGCCGGACGCGCCTCACTCGTCGTGTTCTTCCTCGTCATCGACGCCTTCGGCGCGGCGGGCTCGGCCGCAGGCGGACTCCTCACACTGCCCGTCCTCGCGCAGATCGCCCTGTTCACACCGCTCTGCATGCTCGGCGCCGCCGCGGGGAAATGGATGTTCGACCGCACCACCGCCCACCAGGTCCGCCAGCGCGTTCTCTGGTTGCTGGGCTTCCTCGGCGCCGCCGTCCTCGTGCAGGTGGCGTTGCGGTAG
- a CDS encoding PucR family transcriptional regulator has product MPESAGEDTIQLLCRQVSEEIESVTDRSVRQIRAELQSYAAVPIDEQHEYIARQLAATLRALAESKPLADDVLERSRQLGRRRAMQGLPLSDVIETYHIASRELWNTMVARAAEPTTDLLRAGGMMWDLVHTATSAVAVGHTDATRSEQAIRAGVRYRFFEALARSTDGDDRDVRELAEALGFTPQHGFRAVCVAAEEWSEAQLERLQRTLDTIPGTTQCSGHGTVIVALSQHAPVDDIVREVRLGHPGTTVGVGLDRPGLAGAAMSITDARRVLQLASPTGAVVRFADEWVAATLADHRAELTTLLEPGATVAADHPHLVEAVSAFARNGFSISAAGRDIHLHANSVTYRLDRWQQLTGWDPRTLDGLQRSVLSLGLFHRDSGDTTPDTAEE; this is encoded by the coding sequence GTGCCCGAGTCCGCGGGTGAAGACACGATCCAGCTGTTGTGCCGGCAGGTCTCCGAGGAGATCGAGTCGGTAACCGACCGATCGGTGCGTCAGATTCGCGCCGAGTTGCAGTCGTACGCTGCCGTTCCGATCGACGAACAGCACGAATACATCGCCCGGCAGCTCGCGGCGACGCTGCGCGCCCTCGCGGAGAGCAAACCGCTCGCCGACGACGTCCTCGAGCGTTCACGTCAGCTCGGCCGTCGCCGGGCAATGCAGGGATTACCACTGTCCGACGTCATCGAGACGTACCACATCGCGTCCCGCGAACTGTGGAACACGATGGTCGCCAGAGCCGCCGAACCGACCACCGACCTGTTACGTGCCGGCGGCATGATGTGGGACCTCGTCCACACCGCCACCAGCGCAGTCGCCGTCGGGCACACCGACGCGACCCGAAGCGAACAGGCGATCCGCGCAGGCGTGCGGTACCGGTTCTTCGAGGCCCTCGCCAGGTCCACCGACGGCGACGACCGTGACGTGCGCGAGTTGGCGGAGGCGCTCGGGTTCACACCACAACACGGGTTCCGAGCGGTGTGCGTCGCCGCGGAGGAGTGGTCGGAAGCCCAGCTCGAGCGGCTGCAGCGCACCCTGGACACGATCCCGGGAACGACCCAATGCAGCGGGCACGGCACCGTCATCGTCGCCCTGAGCCAGCACGCACCGGTCGACGACATCGTCCGCGAGGTCCGGCTCGGTCACCCGGGCACCACCGTCGGGGTCGGCTTGGACCGCCCCGGACTGGCCGGAGCGGCGATGAGCATCACCGACGCGCGGCGGGTCCTGCAACTGGCCTCACCGACCGGCGCCGTGGTCCGATTCGCCGACGAATGGGTCGCCGCCACCCTCGCAGACCATCGCGCGGAACTCACCACGCTGCTGGAGCCGGGGGCCACCGTCGCCGCCGACCACCCGCACCTCGTCGAGGCGGTGTCGGCCTTCGCCCGCAACGGCTTCTCCATCAGCGCGGCAGGCCGGGACATCCACCTCCACGCGAACTCGGTCACCTACCGCCTCGACCGCTGGCAACAACTGACCGGCTGGGATCCCCGGACACTCGACGGCCTGCAGCGGTCGGTGTTGAGTCTCGGACTGTTCCACCGCGATTCGGGCGACACCACCCCCGACACCGCGGAGGAGTAG
- a CDS encoding DUF3311 domain-containing protein: MSNEAKSALLAIGVPFAGVLGGIVVLSGSTAAVFGVPILFAWLFLWMPLTSLCLHLAWKLFDRKDFEAAERAEAAAANSVIGEQS, encoded by the coding sequence ATGTCCAACGAGGCAAAAAGCGCCTTACTCGCGATAGGTGTCCCGTTCGCCGGGGTTCTGGGCGGCATCGTGGTCCTGTCCGGTTCCACGGCCGCGGTCTTCGGAGTTCCGATCCTGTTCGCGTGGTTGTTCCTGTGGATGCCGCTCACCTCGCTGTGCCTCCATCTCGCATGGAAGCTGTTCGACCGCAAAGATTTCGAAGCCGCGGAACGCGCCGAAGCCGCCGCTGCGAACAGTGTGATCGGAGAACAGTCATGA
- a CDS encoding sodium:solute symporter family protein, translated as MTAAFFTLVLILALGAGVLSRRGSKKEISDYLVGGRSFGPLLVFILGAGEAYSIGTLIGFPGGVYAHGASYGVWFIGYILLAYPIGYFFAPYLWRAGKRYGAMTLPDVAGRHFRSRGLELTIAIASVVFLIPWGQLQLAGLQIALTGLGISIDPTVAVFAGAALALLFLMLSGVRAPAFVSYVKDTALLLGAVLIGLAAIVQTGGTEKLFAAAESSGGTDSHSTVTGSSLTFVLTTIVFQSLGFFIFPIVVQAVLAAKSEATIKRVAKFNPLYMLMYPFLVAAAFGAITLLPTKLEGTESDQVLLRLSRQVLPDWLTGVVAGGAALCAIVVLCGAALGIGAIVSRNIIPGIPESRQRIWVRGVVVAYLAISLLLTLATPQLLLTLVNTAYYGVTQAAVVFATMVFGWKLRPSALAMGVVLGDAVVLWLYLDKHGPVSVWLAEHGVNIGAAALVLNILFVVATRLFWPATDPVRGLRTEGRTPAVTVESTAAPSQVGA; from the coding sequence ATGACCGCAGCGTTCTTCACCCTCGTGCTCATCCTCGCCCTCGGAGCGGGTGTGCTGTCGCGGCGCGGCAGCAAGAAGGAGATCTCCGACTACCTGGTGGGTGGCCGGTCGTTCGGTCCGCTGCTGGTCTTCATCCTCGGGGCCGGCGAGGCGTACAGCATCGGCACCCTGATCGGGTTCCCCGGCGGCGTGTACGCGCACGGCGCGAGCTACGGCGTCTGGTTCATCGGCTACATCCTGCTGGCCTACCCGATCGGGTACTTCTTCGCGCCGTACCTGTGGCGGGCGGGCAAGCGATACGGCGCCATGACGTTGCCCGACGTCGCCGGACGCCACTTCCGTTCGCGGGGGCTGGAATTGACGATCGCCATTGCTTCGGTCGTCTTCCTCATCCCGTGGGGTCAGCTTCAGCTCGCCGGTCTGCAGATCGCGCTGACCGGTCTGGGGATCTCCATCGACCCCACCGTCGCGGTCTTCGCGGGCGCGGCACTCGCGCTGCTGTTCCTCATGTTGTCCGGGGTGCGCGCACCCGCCTTCGTGTCCTACGTGAAGGACACCGCCCTGCTGCTCGGCGCCGTCCTGATCGGGCTGGCGGCGATCGTCCAGACCGGCGGTACCGAGAAGCTGTTCGCCGCGGCGGAATCCAGTGGTGGCACGGACTCACACTCCACGGTCACCGGGTCGTCGCTGACGTTCGTCCTGACGACGATCGTGTTCCAGTCGCTCGGGTTCTTCATCTTCCCGATCGTCGTGCAGGCCGTGCTCGCCGCGAAATCCGAGGCGACGATCAAGCGGGTCGCCAAGTTCAATCCGCTGTACATGCTGATGTACCCGTTCCTCGTCGCCGCCGCGTTCGGCGCGATCACGCTGCTGCCGACCAAGCTCGAGGGAACCGAATCCGACCAGGTGCTCCTGCGGCTGTCGCGGCAGGTGCTGCCAGACTGGCTGACCGGTGTCGTCGCCGGCGGCGCGGCCCTCTGCGCGATCGTGGTGCTGTGCGGGGCGGCTCTCGGCATCGGTGCGATCGTGTCGCGCAACATCATTCCCGGGATCCCCGAATCCCGCCAGCGGATCTGGGTGCGCGGAGTCGTCGTGGCGTATCTCGCGATCTCGCTCCTGCTCACCCTCGCGACACCTCAGCTCCTGCTGACCCTGGTCAACACCGCGTACTACGGCGTCACGCAGGCCGCCGTGGTGTTCGCGACGATGGTCTTCGGCTGGAAACTGCGCCCCTCCGCCCTCGCCATGGGCGTGGTGCTCGGCGACGCCGTGGTGCTGTGGCTATATCTCGACAAGCACGGCCCCGTGTCCGTGTGGCTCGCCGAGCACGGTGTGAACATCGGCGCGGCCGCCCTCGTCCTCAACATCCTGTTCGTGGTGGCGACCCGGTTGTTCTGGCCGGCCACCGACCCCGTCCGCGGCCTTCGCACCGAAGGTCGCACGCCCGCCGTCACCGTGGAATCCACGGCCGCTCCCAGCCAAGTAGGTGCCTGA
- a CDS encoding amidohydrolase encodes MSRTLLTAEAIHTQDPSSPTVEALVIAGDRVLATGTRKDMADCAGIGARRVDLPGATVIPGLIESHIHPTYAGLTDGWADCRTPPCRSITDIQQALRASAGGSGWIRGWGYDDTQIAEGRHPTRTDLDAVSTDRPVIVLHICGHFAVANTAALAAAGIDESTVAADDPLFPRGDDGRLTGMAWEIDAVSRLTAAVPALTEQEVNGALLRSLLSARARGITTIHDLGVGLSAGEQELAAYRSLDASGELPVHVVGFLRGDLALQALDDRRVTFEHAPAAGAHFRLAGAKFWADGSIQGLSAALRAPYACDPGHHGDLLYPQEQLDEMILRVHRAGGQVAVHANGDAAVGAAITSLRRAQATDGRVGRHRIEHCQVSAPSDLAAIRESELGVSFFVNHVFYWGDRHRDRFLGAQRAADMDPLACADELGLRFGLHSDCPITPMDPLATIRTAVTRMTRGGTVLGGNQRIGVDRAIRAMTVDSAYLVHDETRVGTLTAGRRADLVALDGSLGDLGDGTVDIPRPALVMIDGESAHQPVS; translated from the coding sequence ATGTCCCGAACACTGCTCACCGCCGAAGCGATCCACACCCAGGACCCGTCGTCGCCGACCGTCGAAGCGCTGGTCATTGCCGGCGACCGCGTGCTCGCGACCGGCACCAGGAAGGACATGGCCGACTGCGCCGGGATCGGCGCCCGCCGCGTCGACCTGCCCGGCGCCACGGTGATCCCGGGACTCATCGAGTCGCACATCCACCCCACGTACGCCGGTCTCACCGACGGCTGGGCGGACTGCCGGACGCCACCGTGCCGGTCGATCACCGACATTCAGCAGGCGCTGCGTGCCTCGGCCGGCGGCAGCGGCTGGATCCGGGGGTGGGGTTACGACGACACCCAGATCGCCGAGGGACGGCACCCGACCAGGACGGACCTCGACGCGGTCAGCACCGACCGGCCGGTCATCGTGCTGCACATCTGCGGGCACTTCGCCGTCGCCAACACCGCCGCGCTCGCGGCGGCGGGCATCGACGAGTCGACGGTGGCGGCGGACGACCCGCTCTTCCCCCGCGGGGACGACGGCCGCCTAACCGGGATGGCGTGGGAAATCGACGCGGTGTCGAGGCTGACCGCGGCAGTTCCCGCGCTGACCGAGCAGGAGGTGAACGGTGCGTTGCTGCGCAGCCTGCTGTCGGCGCGGGCACGGGGAATCACCACGATCCACGACCTCGGCGTGGGCCTGTCGGCGGGCGAGCAGGAACTGGCCGCCTACCGCTCACTGGACGCATCGGGTGAGCTGCCCGTGCACGTCGTCGGGTTCCTCCGCGGCGACCTGGCACTCCAGGCCCTCGACGACCGGCGCGTCACGTTCGAGCACGCACCCGCGGCCGGAGCACACTTCCGGCTGGCAGGCGCGAAATTCTGGGCCGACGGATCGATCCAGGGACTGTCCGCCGCACTCCGCGCCCCGTACGCCTGCGACCCCGGTCATCACGGCGACCTGCTTTATCCGCAGGAGCAACTCGACGAGATGATCCTGCGGGTGCACCGCGCGGGTGGTCAGGTCGCCGTGCACGCCAACGGCGACGCCGCCGTCGGCGCCGCGATCACCTCGCTGCGGCGGGCGCAGGCCACCGACGGCCGGGTTGGACGGCACCGCATCGAGCACTGCCAGGTGAGCGCGCCGAGCGACCTGGCCGCGATCCGGGAATCCGAACTCGGGGTCAGTTTCTTCGTCAACCACGTCTTCTACTGGGGCGACCGCCACCGCGATCGGTTCCTCGGAGCCCAGCGCGCCGCCGACATGGATCCCCTGGCATGCGCCGACGAACTGGGTCTGCGATTCGGGCTGCATTCGGACTGCCCGATCACCCCGATGGATCCGCTGGCGACCATCCGCACCGCGGTCACCCGGATGACGCGGGGCGGCACGGTGCTCGGCGGGAACCAGCGGATCGGGGTGGATCGCGCCATCCGGGCCATGACCGTCGACAGCGCGTACCTGGTCCACGACGAGACTCGCGTCGGCACCCTGACGGCCGGCCGTCGCGCGGATCTGGTGGCGCTCGACGGCAGCCTCGGCGATCTCGGCGACGGCACCGTCGACATACCCCGTCCGGCACTGGTGATGATCGACGGCGAATCGGCGCACCAGCCGGTGTCGTAA
- a CDS encoding PLP-dependent aminotransferase family protein produces MPRTLIEIDRNSAEPLYRQVRRAIEHGIANGLFDPRHRLPSSRELAVDLAISRNTINLAYQELIAEGLVQSHQRSGMFVNPDMIETLASDARATIPRIDWASRIRRYPDADVPHIEKNLDWHSYPYPFLAGQIDIRSFPARAWVRCLRDALYQPHAYASLQDSVGADDPMLIDMIRQHLLPSRGIEAGADEVLVTVGSQQGLDLVGRVLLGPEHRVAIENPGYLDARHIFLRTGAQVYGIDVDAHGLRPPETLRGTDLMYLTPSHHHPTNVTLGIDRRQRLLQLAAESGTVIVEDDYDSEFRYHGSPSPALKALDSSGDAVYLGTFSKFLAPGLRLGYLVGPADLVRELRKARRYVLRHPPGHQQRALAMLIDSGEYHRALRHHRTQMKHKWERLCAAVDKYLPWPQEPYPPGGVSLWMTGPENLDCRVLTREAEARGVLIERGDIFFTQPVPPRNHFRIGYGAIPLRSIEEGIALLGQACQASLRR; encoded by the coding sequence GTGCCGAGAACGCTGATCGAGATCGACCGCAATTCCGCCGAACCGCTCTACCGCCAGGTTCGACGGGCGATCGAACACGGCATCGCCAACGGACTGTTCGATCCACGCCACCGCCTCCCCAGTTCGCGTGAACTGGCGGTCGATCTCGCGATCTCCCGGAACACGATCAACCTGGCCTATCAGGAACTGATCGCCGAGGGACTCGTTCAAAGCCACCAGCGTTCGGGCATGTTCGTCAATCCCGACATGATCGAGACGCTCGCATCCGACGCCCGCGCGACCATCCCGCGCATCGACTGGGCGTCCCGCATCCGGCGGTACCCCGACGCCGACGTCCCGCACATCGAGAAGAACCTCGACTGGCACAGTTACCCGTATCCGTTCCTGGCCGGGCAGATCGACATCCGCAGCTTCCCGGCCCGCGCATGGGTCCGGTGCCTGCGCGACGCCCTGTACCAACCGCACGCCTACGCCAGCCTGCAGGACAGTGTCGGCGCGGACGATCCGATGCTGATCGACATGATCCGCCAGCACCTGTTGCCGTCGCGCGGCATCGAGGCCGGTGCCGACGAGGTTCTCGTCACCGTCGGTTCCCAGCAGGGACTGGACCTCGTCGGCCGCGTTCTCCTCGGACCCGAACACCGCGTCGCGATCGAGAACCCCGGCTACCTCGACGCGCGACACATCTTCCTGCGCACCGGCGCTCAGGTGTACGGCATCGACGTCGACGCGCACGGCCTGCGCCCGCCGGAGACCCTGCGTGGCACCGACCTGATGTATCTGACGCCGAGCCATCACCATCCGACCAACGTGACGCTCGGCATCGATCGCCGTCAGCGTCTGCTGCAGCTCGCCGCGGAATCCGGCACCGTCATCGTCGAGGACGACTACGACAGCGAGTTCCGCTATCACGGCAGTCCCAGCCCGGCGCTCAAGGCGCTCGACTCCAGCGGCGACGCCGTGTACCTCGGCACGTTCTCGAAGTTCCTGGCCCCCGGTCTGCGCCTCGGCTACCTCGTCGGGCCCGCGGATCTGGTGCGTGAGCTGCGCAAAGCCCGCCGGTACGTGCTGCGGCACCCACCCGGCCATCAGCAGCGGGCCCTGGCGATGCTCATCGACAGCGGCGAGTATCACCGGGCGCTACGCCACCACCGCACCCAGATGAAACACAAATGGGAACGCCTGTGCGCGGCCGTCGACAAGTACCTCCCCTGGCCGCAGGAGCCGTACCCGCCCGGCGGGGTCAGCCTGTGGATGACCGGTCCGGAGAACCTCGACTGCCGGGTCCTCACGCGGGAGGCCGAGGCCCGCGGCGTCCTCATCGAACGGGGCGACATCTTCTTCACCCAGCCGGTACCGCCCCGCAACCACTTTCGCATCGGCTACGGGGCGATCCCCCTGCGCTCCATCGAGGAAGGCATCGCCCTCCTCGGTCAGGCCTGCCAGGCGAGTCTGCGCCGGTAG